A genomic window from Arthrobacter globiformis includes:
- a CDS encoding winged helix-turn-helix transcriptional regulator — translation MSHILLLTNSTGSSVDILPALELLNHRVHILPAEPTALLETDPCDIVLLDARKDLVGARSLTQLLKATGLSAPLVLILTEGGMAAVSSAWAVDDIVLDSAGPAEVEARIRLSVARAVPEQEEAPSEIRAAGVVIDEASYTARVNGAALNLTFKEFELLKYLAQHPGRVFTRQQLLTEVWGYDYYGGTRTVDVHVRRLRAKLGADHENLISTVRNVGYRLTLIRQQEDELTEA, via the coding sequence ATGTCGCACATCCTGTTACTGACCAACAGCACCGGGTCATCGGTGGACATTTTGCCTGCCTTGGAGCTCCTGAACCACCGGGTGCACATCCTCCCGGCCGAGCCCACCGCACTGCTGGAGACAGACCCCTGCGACATCGTCCTCCTGGACGCGCGCAAAGACCTCGTGGGCGCCCGCTCACTGACCCAGCTCCTGAAGGCCACCGGCCTCAGCGCACCTCTGGTGCTGATCCTCACCGAGGGCGGCATGGCGGCCGTTTCCTCCGCCTGGGCCGTCGATGACATCGTGCTTGACTCCGCCGGCCCCGCCGAGGTGGAGGCACGGATCCGCCTCTCTGTCGCCCGGGCTGTACCGGAGCAGGAGGAGGCTCCCTCCGAAATCCGGGCTGCCGGCGTCGTTATTGACGAGGCGAGCTACACGGCCCGCGTCAACGGCGCGGCACTGAACCTGACCTTCAAGGAATTCGAACTCCTGAAGTACCTGGCGCAGCACCCTGGCCGCGTATTCACCCGGCAGCAGCTCCTCACCGAGGTGTGGGGCTACGACTACTACGGCGGCACCAGGACCGTGGACGTCCACGTCCGGCGGCTGCGCGCCAAGCTGGGCGCCGACCACGAAAACCTCATCAGCACGGTGCGCAACGTGGGCTACCGGCTCACGCTGATCCGCCAGCAGGAGGACGAACTCACCGAGGCGTAG
- the mshD gene encoding mycothiol synthase: MSSAHPEKWPVLVIKGGVDQDLLRDVRVLLAAAEESDGNPPVSEQTLVTMRAADTGPHSLLTLALYAPDEQSDPATAQDLAGFAVVVEEPDGTGVVEIAVHPSYRNQGVADRLVGTLKSSRGLDGLKAWSHGNHEAAADLAARYGYGPVRELWKMRLTTATAELPDAGLPDGVSIRAFVPGKDEDAWLAANREAFAHHPEQGSLTRADLQARMDEPWFDPAGFLLAEDRDGRLLGYHWTKVHPQHGTHAAIGEVYVVGVTPAAQGMGLGKALTIAGIRYLQQQGLHAVMLYTDADNAPAVSLYRRLGFTRWDMDVMYGPLEGR, from the coding sequence ATGAGTTCTGCGCACCCGGAGAAATGGCCCGTCCTTGTCATCAAGGGCGGCGTGGATCAAGACCTGCTGCGGGACGTCCGCGTCCTGCTGGCCGCCGCCGAGGAATCGGACGGCAATCCCCCCGTTTCCGAACAGACCCTCGTAACCATGCGCGCAGCGGATACCGGGCCGCACTCGCTGTTGACCCTTGCCCTCTACGCCCCCGACGAGCAGTCGGACCCCGCCACGGCACAGGACCTGGCAGGCTTCGCCGTGGTCGTGGAGGAGCCGGACGGGACGGGCGTGGTGGAGATCGCGGTCCACCCCAGCTACCGGAACCAGGGCGTGGCGGACCGGCTCGTTGGCACGCTCAAGTCCTCCCGCGGCCTGGACGGGCTCAAGGCCTGGTCGCACGGCAACCATGAGGCAGCAGCGGACCTGGCTGCCCGGTATGGCTACGGACCGGTTCGGGAGCTGTGGAAGATGCGGCTCACCACGGCCACCGCCGAGCTGCCCGACGCCGGCCTGCCGGACGGGGTCTCGATTCGCGCCTTTGTGCCGGGCAAGGACGAAGACGCCTGGCTCGCCGCCAACCGTGAGGCCTTCGCGCACCACCCGGAGCAGGGCTCGCTGACCAGGGCCGACCTGCAGGCCCGGATGGACGAACCCTGGTTCGACCCCGCTGGCTTCCTGCTGGCTGAGGACCGGGACGGACGGCTGCTCGGCTACCACTGGACCAAAGTGCACCCGCAGCACGGGACCCATGCGGCCATCGGCGAGGTGTACGTCGTGGGCGTCACGCCCGCCGCCCAGGGCATGGGCCTGGGCAAGGCGCTGACCATCGCCGGGATCCGGTACCTCCAGCAGCAGGGCCTGCACGCCGTCATGCTGTACACGGATGCGGACAACGCCCCGGCTGTCTCGCTGTACCGGCGGCTGGGCTTCACGCGCTGGGATATGGATGTCATGTACGGGCCGCTTGAGGGGCGTTGA